ACGCGCTCGATGCCGCGGCGGTACAGCAAATTTTTGCGGCAAAAGGCCGGCCGGCAAACAATCCCATTATTGTACATGTGGCCGATGCGGTTGCGGCAGAGCAATTGGCAGCGCACTGGCCGGAGGGCGCGGCGCAGCTGGCTGCGCAATTTTGGCCCGGCGCGCTTACGTTGGTCTTGCCGAAGCGGCCAGAGGTTCCAGAAATCGTTTCCGCCGGCGGGCCAACCGTGGGGCTGCGCGTGCCGGGGCATCGTGTGGCCTTGGCGCTGCTAGAGTCCGCGGGGATTCCAATTGCCGCGCCCAGTGCTAACCGTTCCACGGCCGTATCTCCCACGACGGCAGAGCACGTACTGGGTGGATTGGATGGCCGCGTGGATCTGATTTTGGACGCCGGGCCAACCGAGGGAGGCTTGGAATCGACGGTGCTCGATTTGACCGTCGATCCGCCGCGCGTGCTGCGGCCGGGGCTGGTAACGGTCCGACAGTTGCAGGAGGTAATCGGCCAAGTGGCAATCGCCGATCGCTGGGTTACCCACGGGCCAAATTCGGAGGAGCCGGCCGCGGAGCCTTCGGAAGAACCGGCCGAGAAGCCCTTGCAGGAGCCGTTTGCTGAGCCGCTGCGTTCGCCGGGAATGCTGGCGCGACATTATGCACCGCGCGCGAAAGTGATTTGCATCGACAAAGAAAACGAGACGCGCATGCTCGAAAAATTGGCTCGTGGAAGTAGCCTTGGCTGGCTTCGATTGCCCGGTAGGCCGGCCAGGGAATTTTCGGAAGCGGCGAACATTAAGGTGATCGAGATGCCGCCGGACGCAACCGGTTATGCCGCTCGGCTATATGCAGCGCTACATGAGTTGGACGGCGCCGGTGTGGAGTATATTGTGGTCGATTCGCCGCCCCACGATGACGCGTGGCTGGCAATTCACGACCGATTGCGGCGGGCGGCACACACGGAGTAATTTAAGCCCGCGGATAACATCAGCGGTG
This genomic interval from Pirellulales bacterium contains the following:
- a CDS encoding L-threonylcarbamoyladenylate synthase; protein product: MFNPRKTMVRQVSATRPDTTVIAEAAAVLRRGGLVAFPTETVYGLGANALDAAAVQQIFAAKGRPANNPIIVHVADAVAAEQLAAHWPEGAAQLAAQFWPGALTLVLPKRPEVPEIVSAGGPTVGLRVPGHRVALALLESAGIPIAAPSANRSTAVSPTTAEHVLGGLDGRVDLILDAGPTEGGLESTVLDLTVDPPRVLRPGLVTVRQLQEVIGQVAIADRWVTHGPNSEEPAAEPSEEPAEKPLQEPFAEPLRSPGMLARHYAPRAKVICIDKENETRMLEKLARGSSLGWLRLPGRPAREFSEAANIKVIEMPPDATGYAARLYAALHELDGAGVEYIVVDSPPHDDAWLAIHDRLRRAAHTE